A region from the Actinoplanes sp. OR16 genome encodes:
- a CDS encoding ABC transporter permease subunit, producing the protein MTTKLGGPARRALPVTEPEPSERRPRRERQTSLTTQFVKILLLGLVTAFAIWAAFPLIAEEYWFGLALLVVTTAAILYIYLTPRHIPAKYLVPGTLFLVIFQLFPVLYTASTAFTNFGDGHRGSKEDAIVAIQTSSVTRVPGSAEYALSIATQGDPATGPIVFLITDPATKAVSIGDADGLKPAGDVTVTSSGKVTAAAGYTVLNAGQASARSQEITEFTVPTAGGAIRSSGLSRAYEGKAGRAYDAVSDSIRDMTSGKSWKADESVGAFVAADGERLAQGWKVGVGFGNFTRALTDDTISGPFLRTLIWNFAFALGSTGFTFVLGLFIALALHSSRVRGRNFYRILLVLPYAMPSFAMLLVWRDMFNTDFGLINNLLGTDIDWFGGTASARIAVILVQLWLGYPYMFLVSTGALQAIPGELLDATKVDGAGVWQSFRSVTLPLLMIPLTPLLISSFAFNFNNFNAIWLTTEGAPFPAENTTNGATDLLITYTYRLAFGGSGAQYGFAAAISIFIFLIVATISTISFRRTRQLEEVYS; encoded by the coding sequence ATGACGACAAAGCTCGGAGGGCCCGCGCGGCGGGCCCTCCCCGTCACTGAGCCGGAGCCCTCCGAGCGCCGGCCACGCCGGGAACGCCAGACCAGCTTGACGACGCAGTTCGTCAAGATTCTGCTGCTGGGCCTGGTCACGGCATTCGCGATCTGGGCGGCGTTCCCGCTGATCGCCGAGGAGTACTGGTTCGGCCTGGCGCTACTGGTCGTGACCACCGCGGCGATCCTCTACATCTATCTGACGCCACGGCACATCCCGGCGAAGTACCTCGTACCAGGAACGCTCTTTCTGGTGATCTTCCAGTTGTTCCCGGTGCTGTACACCGCGAGCACCGCCTTCACGAACTTCGGCGACGGGCACCGGGGAAGCAAAGAGGACGCGATCGTCGCGATCCAGACGTCGTCGGTCACCCGTGTCCCGGGCTCGGCCGAGTACGCCCTGTCGATCGCGACCCAGGGCGACCCGGCCACGGGGCCGATCGTCTTCCTGATCACCGACCCGGCCACGAAGGCGGTGTCGATCGGCGACGCCGACGGGCTGAAGCCGGCCGGGGACGTCACCGTGACGTCCAGCGGCAAGGTGACGGCCGCCGCCGGATACACCGTGCTCAACGCCGGTCAGGCCAGCGCGCGCAGCCAGGAGATCACCGAGTTCACAGTGCCCACGGCGGGTGGCGCGATCCGGTCGTCCGGCCTCTCCCGGGCGTACGAAGGCAAGGCCGGCCGTGCCTATGACGCGGTCAGCGACAGCATCCGGGACATGACCAGCGGCAAGAGCTGGAAGGCCGATGAGAGCGTCGGCGCGTTCGTGGCCGCCGACGGCGAGCGCCTGGCCCAGGGCTGGAAGGTGGGTGTCGGGTTCGGCAACTTCACCCGGGCGCTGACCGACGACACCATCTCCGGCCCGTTCCTGCGGACGCTGATCTGGAACTTCGCGTTCGCGCTCGGCTCGACCGGGTTCACGTTCGTGCTGGGCCTGTTCATCGCGCTGGCGCTGCATTCCAGCAGAGTGCGGGGCCGCAACTTCTATCGGATCCTGCTGGTCCTGCCGTACGCCATGCCGTCGTTCGCGATGCTGCTGGTCTGGCGGGACATGTTCAACACCGACTTCGGCCTGATCAACAACCTGCTCGGGACGGACATCGACTGGTTCGGCGGCACCGCCTCGGCCCGGATCGCGGTGATCCTGGTCCAGCTCTGGCTCGGGTATCCGTACATGTTCCTGGTCAGCACGGGTGCGCTGCAGGCCATCCCGGGTGAGCTGCTGGACGCCACGAAGGTGGACGGCGCCGGCGTCTGGCAGAGCTTCAGGAGCGTCACCCTGCCGCTGCTGATGATCCCGCTGACACCCCTGCTGATCTCGTCGTTCGCGTTCAACTTCAACAACTTCAACGCGATCTGGCTGACCACCGAGGGTGCGCCGTTCCCGGCGGAGAACACCACGAACGGCGCGACGGACCTGCTGATCACGTACACCTACCGGCTCGCCTTCGGCGGATCCGGGGCGCAGTACGGCTTCGCCGCCGCTATCTCGATCTTCATCTTCCTGATCGTCGCGACCATCTCCACGATCAGCTTCCGCCGTACCCGGCAGTTGGAGGAGGTCTACTCGTGA
- a CDS encoding maltose ABC transporter substrate-binding protein: MRIRTAGVIAVCAVALVGTAACGSKDEDSTTAGSDTPSAAAATGELVIWADDKRSAALKPFAEKFGTENGVTVKVQAISKDQQTTFLTASQQGSGPDVMVGAHDWIGNLVQNGAIDPVQLSDEQKNGIAANAVKAVTFNGQTYGVPYATENLGLIRNTELAPEAPATVEDLVATGKKLKADKKVSEILCLQVGQNGDAYHSYPFYSSAGGYLFGTNAAGDYDAGDLGVGKPESVEAFKKLGALGEKGDGALKRSITPENSIATFTGKKCAYLVSGPWAVTDVKKANLKYDISAVPGFEGGKEATPFLGVQTFYVAAKGKNKALAQEFVTNYVTTPELAVALYNAEPRPPALTAAFDQVKGADADLQKWVDAGKNAVPLPAIPEMAAIWDPFGKAEAAVIGGADAEKTVTAAGKTISGSIK, translated from the coding sequence ATGCGCATCCGAACTGCGGGTGTGATCGCGGTCTGCGCGGTCGCCCTGGTCGGCACCGCCGCCTGCGGAAGCAAGGACGAGGACTCGACGACGGCCGGAAGCGACACCCCGTCGGCCGCCGCCGCGACCGGCGAACTGGTGATCTGGGCCGACGACAAGCGGTCCGCGGCCCTCAAGCCGTTCGCCGAGAAGTTCGGCACCGAGAACGGCGTGACCGTGAAGGTCCAGGCCATCTCGAAGGACCAGCAGACCACCTTCCTGACCGCTTCCCAGCAGGGCAGCGGCCCTGACGTCATGGTCGGTGCGCACGACTGGATCGGCAACCTGGTGCAGAACGGCGCCATCGACCCGGTGCAGCTCAGCGACGAGCAGAAGAACGGCATCGCGGCGAACGCGGTCAAGGCGGTCACGTTCAACGGCCAGACCTACGGCGTCCCGTACGCCACCGAGAACCTGGGCCTGATCCGCAACACCGAGCTGGCGCCCGAGGCCCCGGCCACGGTGGAGGACCTGGTCGCGACCGGCAAGAAGCTCAAGGCCGACAAGAAGGTCTCGGAGATCCTCTGCCTGCAGGTGGGCCAGAACGGCGACGCGTACCACTCGTACCCGTTCTACAGCTCGGCCGGCGGTTACCTGTTCGGCACGAACGCGGCCGGCGACTACGACGCCGGCGACCTGGGTGTCGGCAAGCCGGAGTCGGTCGAGGCGTTCAAGAAGCTCGGCGCTCTCGGTGAGAAGGGCGACGGCGCGCTCAAGCGTTCGATCACCCCGGAGAACTCGATCGCCACGTTCACCGGCAAGAAGTGCGCCTACCTGGTGTCCGGCCCGTGGGCGGTCACCGACGTGAAGAAGGCGAACCTCAAGTACGACATCAGCGCGGTCCCCGGTTTCGAGGGCGGCAAGGAGGCCACCCCGTTCCTGGGCGTGCAGACCTTCTACGTCGCCGCGAAGGGCAAGAACAAGGCCCTGGCGCAGGAGTTCGTCACCAACTACGTGACCACTCCGGAGCTCGCCGTGGCGCTCTACAACGCCGAGCCCCGGCCGCCGGCGCTGACCGCCGCGTTCGACCAGGTCAAGGGCGCCGACGCGGACCTGCAGAAGTGGGTCGACGCCGGTAAGAACGCCGTGCCGCTGCCCGCGATCCCCGAGATGGCCGCCATCTGGGACCCGTTCGGCAAGGCCGAGGCCGCCGTCATCGGTGGCGCGGACGCGGAGAAGACCGTCACCGCCGCCGGCAAGACCATCTCCGGCTCGATCAAGTAA
- a CDS encoding LacI family DNA-binding transcriptional regulator, with protein MRARMADIARQAQVSEATVSRVINDRPGVSAETRQAVLTALDVLGYERPERLRKRSAGLVGLVVPELDNPIFPAFAQVIESTLAQSGYTPVLCTQSPGGVTEDEYVEMLLDRQVSGIIFVSGLHADTTSDHERYLRLLARPLPIVLVNGHTGGIDAPFVSCDEQLAGDLAVSHLVALGHRRIGMISGPHRFTAVQRKLAGYREAMQRLTAVSKSDVDSLVELTLFGVEGGEVAADRLLAKGATGIVCGSDLMALGAIRAARRRGLDVPGDVSVIGFDDSPLMAFTEPPLTTLRQPVAAMAVAAVRSLVDDINGHAAPRSEYLFRPELVVRSSTAVAPVPRKLPADTPAA; from the coding sequence ATGCGTGCACGGATGGCGGACATCGCCAGGCAAGCCCAGGTCAGTGAGGCGACGGTCTCTCGCGTCATCAACGACCGCCCCGGCGTATCCGCTGAGACCCGGCAAGCGGTGCTCACCGCCCTCGACGTGCTCGGCTACGAGCGCCCCGAGCGGTTGCGCAAGCGCAGCGCCGGCCTGGTCGGCCTCGTCGTGCCCGAGCTGGACAACCCGATCTTCCCGGCGTTCGCCCAGGTCATCGAGTCGACGCTGGCGCAGTCCGGCTACACGCCGGTGCTCTGCACCCAGTCACCCGGCGGCGTCACCGAGGACGAGTACGTGGAGATGCTGCTCGACCGGCAGGTCAGCGGCATCATCTTCGTCTCCGGCCTGCACGCCGACACCACGTCCGACCACGAGCGTTACCTGCGACTGCTGGCCCGCCCGCTGCCGATCGTGCTGGTCAACGGGCACACCGGCGGCATCGACGCGCCGTTCGTCTCCTGCGACGAGCAGCTCGCCGGCGACCTCGCGGTCAGCCACCTCGTCGCGCTCGGCCACCGCCGGATCGGCATGATCTCCGGGCCGCACCGCTTCACCGCCGTCCAGCGCAAGCTCGCCGGATACCGGGAGGCCATGCAACGCCTGACCGCGGTCTCCAAATCCGACGTGGACAGCCTCGTCGAACTCACCCTCTTCGGCGTGGAAGGCGGCGAGGTCGCGGCGGATCGCCTGCTCGCGAAGGGCGCCACCGGCATCGTCTGCGGCTCCGACCTGATGGCGCTCGGCGCGATCCGGGCAGCCCGGCGGCGCGGACTCGACGTTCCCGGTGACGTGTCGGTGATCGGTTTCGACGACTCCCCGCTGATGGCTTTCACCGAACCGCCACTGACCACGCTCCGTCAGCCGGTCGCGGCCATGGCGGTCGCCGCCGTCCGCTCCCTGGTCGACGACATCAACGGTCACGCCGCACCCAGGTCGGAGTACCTCTTCCGCCCCGAACTGGTGGTTCGCAGCTCGACCGCTGTCGCCCCGGTGCCCCGCAAGCTCCCGGCCGACACACCCGCCGCCTGA
- a CDS encoding DUF4132 domain-containing protein — MSLMHPRRGGAPVDVPSPDPQAREVVERLLATAPGFVERALGGSFPDGPSHAAAVAFAAKYLDWRVVISQPWFAELWMIERGVVFAATAAAELFTLMAAGTGDGPYQGVVRPGADPEFALDPVFVVRHRRPGEERAFSIHMDPEQLILFRMRAVLAAAPDDVYAEAVAALRDLRPSGPWHRCATAVLAPSEKDWVAADWTEALTDKDHRRASLLLGSISTPEQVAEARALGRSLVTGWRGLHTTLIDGVGPSAAAGLLLSWLDHMPSTDSRGRTALLSLVASLPGDEPFKDLISSYGDRHVRSALIQASRSDPERAARLLAAADSTIQSRPGFAAVLRRVSGPASVADALPALLADPPWKRPKADRGPDLPERLPVLPDWIDPALLPLVRLRASSLVLPDSAARDLAMVFALGRDFPGATTVREALDDDDLTEFAWALFERWDDAGAEGRQRWVLDTLGWLGDDETARRLTPRLLEWPGESRHARAVAGLDILAEIGTEGALQQLNRVAERSKFKGLRSAAQQKVAAVAAGLGLTGDQLADRLAPDFGLPVTLDYGPRQFTAVADELGLSVTDASGKRLKSLPRPGARDDATLAPAAYKQFTALKKDFRTATTDQVRRLERAMANGREWTPGEFRRFFLDHPVLTRLARRLVWSGSAAAFRIAEDGTLAGVDDEPATLAETDRITVAHPLHLGDDVARWSELFADYQIVQPFDQLGREVLVLTAEEAGGAVLTRFAGETVPTGAVVGLENRGWRRDAAQDGGVQPGVLFPLGDDGAAYLDLTPGIVVGALDILPEQKLGDLTLQGPPTRFADLNARTVSELLRDLTLLTAAR; from the coding sequence ATGTCCCTCATGCATCCCCGCCGGGGTGGCGCGCCGGTCGATGTCCCCTCGCCTGATCCGCAGGCGAGGGAGGTCGTCGAGCGGTTGCTGGCGACCGCGCCGGGTTTCGTGGAGCGGGCCCTCGGCGGTTCCTTCCCGGACGGCCCGTCGCACGCCGCGGCCGTCGCGTTCGCAGCGAAATATCTGGACTGGCGGGTCGTCATCAGCCAGCCCTGGTTCGCCGAGCTGTGGATGATCGAGCGCGGTGTCGTGTTCGCCGCCACGGCCGCGGCCGAGCTGTTCACGCTGATGGCGGCGGGCACCGGCGACGGTCCCTATCAGGGTGTGGTGCGGCCGGGCGCCGATCCGGAGTTCGCTCTCGACCCGGTGTTCGTGGTGCGTCACCGGCGGCCGGGCGAGGAGCGCGCCTTCTCCATCCACATGGACCCGGAGCAGCTGATCCTGTTCCGGATGCGCGCCGTCCTGGCCGCCGCTCCCGACGACGTCTACGCCGAGGCGGTCGCCGCCTTGCGCGATCTCCGGCCGTCCGGGCCCTGGCACCGGTGTGCCACTGCGGTGCTCGCTCCCTCCGAGAAGGACTGGGTCGCCGCCGACTGGACCGAGGCGCTGACCGATAAGGATCATCGCCGGGCATCGCTGCTGCTGGGTTCGATCAGCACTCCCGAGCAGGTCGCGGAGGCGCGGGCGCTGGGTCGTTCGCTGGTCACCGGCTGGCGAGGTCTGCACACCACCCTGATCGACGGCGTCGGCCCGTCCGCGGCCGCCGGTCTGCTGCTCAGCTGGCTCGACCACATGCCGTCCACGGACAGCCGAGGCCGGACCGCGCTGCTGTCGCTGGTGGCTTCACTTCCGGGCGACGAGCCTTTCAAAGACCTCATTTCCTCGTACGGCGATCGGCACGTGCGAAGCGCGCTGATCCAAGCTTCACGGAGCGACCCAGAACGAGCCGCCAGACTCCTGGCCGCTGCGGATTCCACCATCCAGTCCCGCCCCGGCTTCGCCGCCGTCCTGCGTCGCGTGTCGGGTCCTGCTTCTGTCGCCGATGCTCTGCCGGCACTTCTCGCTGATCCCCCGTGGAAGCGTCCCAAGGCTGATCGCGGGCCTGATCTCCCCGAACGGCTGCCGGTGCTGCCCGACTGGATCGACCCGGCCCTGCTGCCGCTGGTCCGCCTGCGGGCGAGTTCACTGGTGCTGCCCGACTCGGCGGCTCGTGACCTGGCGATGGTCTTCGCGCTGGGCCGCGACTTCCCCGGTGCCACCACCGTCCGGGAAGCGCTCGACGACGACGACCTGACCGAGTTCGCCTGGGCCCTCTTCGAACGCTGGGACGACGCCGGCGCCGAAGGCCGTCAACGCTGGGTTCTCGACACTCTGGGCTGGCTGGGCGACGACGAGACCGCCCGCCGTCTCACCCCGCGGCTGCTCGAGTGGCCGGGCGAGAGCAGACACGCCCGAGCCGTGGCCGGGCTGGACATCCTCGCCGAGATCGGCACCGAGGGGGCGCTGCAGCAGCTCAACCGGGTAGCCGAGCGGTCGAAGTTCAAGGGTCTGCGCTCGGCCGCCCAGCAGAAGGTGGCCGCGGTGGCAGCCGGCCTCGGCCTCACCGGCGATCAGCTGGCCGACCGCCTGGCGCCGGACTTCGGATTGCCGGTCACCCTGGACTACGGCCCCCGGCAGTTCACGGCCGTCGCCGACGAGCTCGGCCTGTCCGTCACCGACGCCTCCGGCAAGCGGCTCAAGTCGCTGCCTCGTCCCGGGGCTCGTGACGACGCCACGCTGGCGCCTGCCGCGTACAAACAATTCACCGCGCTGAAGAAGGACTTCCGGACGGCCACGACCGACCAGGTGCGGCGCCTGGAACGCGCCATGGCGAACGGCCGGGAGTGGACACCGGGGGAGTTCCGGCGCTTCTTCCTCGACCATCCGGTGCTGACGCGGCTCGCCCGCCGGCTCGTGTGGTCGGGCTCGGCGGCCGCTTTCCGGATCGCCGAGGACGGCACGCTCGCCGGCGTCGACGACGAGCCTGCCACCCTGGCCGAAACCGATCGGATCACCGTGGCGCATCCGCTGCACCTGGGTGACGACGTGGCGCGCTGGTCGGAGCTGTTCGCCGACTATCAGATCGTGCAGCCGTTCGACCAGCTGGGCCGCGAGGTCCTCGTGCTGACGGCGGAGGAGGCGGGCGGCGCGGTCCTCACCCGGTTCGCCGGCGAGACCGTCCCGACCGGCGCGGTGGTCGGCCTGGAGAACCGTGGCTGGCGCCGCGACGCCGCACAGGACGGTGGCGTCCAGCCGGGCGTGCTGTTCCCGCTCGGCGACGACGGCGCGGCCTACCTGGATCTGACCCCGGGGATAGTCGTCGGCGCACTGGACATCCTGCCGGAACAGAAACTGGGCGACCTGACCTTGCAAGGCCCACCAACCCGTTTCGCCGACCTGAACGCGCGCACAGTCTCCGAACTACTCCGCGACCTGACCCTCCTGACAGCCGCCCGCTGA
- the argH gene encoding argininosuccinate lyase has protein sequence MGVPETEEPTRLWGARFAGGPAEALARLSVSVQFDWRLAPYDLLASRAHARVLANAGLLDAEELGKMLAALDDLESACAAGEFRPTVEDEDVHTALERGLLERLGSLGGKLRAGRSRNDQVATDLRLYLRDHARGVAVAVIELADALTEQAARNIDTPAPGMTHVQHAQPVSFGHWLLAHVQPLLRDLERLRDWDVRTAISPLGSGALAGSSLPLDPAAVAKQLGFTAPAENSMDAVADRDFVAEFLFITALLGVHLSRLGEEVVLWTSTEFGWVELDDAFATGSSIMPQKKNADIAELARGKSGRLVGGLVAVLTMLKGLPLTYDRDMQEDKEPAFDAVDTLELLLPALAGMISTMTVRVDRLAAAAPVGFSLATEVADWLVRKGVPFRDAHEVTGKLVALCSARECELEDLTDDDLKTVSEHLDPSVREVLSVSSALAARTTPGSTGPGPVREQLATVQHKLDNWRQWAVEKVVPR, from the coding sequence GTGGGTGTGCCGGAAACTGAGGAGCCGACGCGGCTGTGGGGAGCTCGATTCGCGGGCGGCCCGGCGGAGGCGCTGGCCCGGCTGAGTGTCAGTGTGCAGTTCGACTGGCGGCTCGCGCCCTACGACCTGCTCGCCTCCCGCGCGCACGCCCGTGTCCTGGCGAACGCGGGGCTGCTCGACGCGGAGGAGCTCGGCAAGATGCTCGCCGCGCTCGACGATCTGGAGTCGGCCTGCGCCGCCGGTGAGTTCCGGCCCACCGTCGAGGACGAGGACGTGCACACCGCGCTGGAGCGGGGGCTGCTGGAGCGCCTCGGCTCACTCGGCGGCAAGCTGCGCGCCGGCCGGTCCCGCAACGACCAGGTCGCCACCGACCTGCGGCTCTACCTGCGCGACCACGCGCGCGGGGTGGCCGTCGCGGTGATCGAGCTGGCCGACGCGCTCACCGAGCAGGCGGCCCGCAACATCGACACTCCGGCGCCCGGCATGACCCACGTGCAGCACGCGCAGCCGGTCAGCTTCGGCCACTGGCTGCTCGCGCACGTCCAGCCGCTGCTGCGCGACCTGGAGCGCCTGCGTGACTGGGACGTGCGGACCGCGATCAGCCCGCTCGGCAGCGGTGCGCTGGCCGGTTCTTCGCTCCCGCTCGACCCGGCCGCCGTGGCGAAGCAGCTGGGGTTCACCGCCCCCGCGGAGAACTCGATGGACGCCGTCGCCGACCGCGACTTCGTCGCCGAGTTCCTCTTCATCACCGCGCTTCTCGGCGTGCACCTCTCCCGGCTCGGCGAGGAGGTCGTGCTCTGGACCTCCACCGAGTTCGGTTGGGTGGAGCTGGACGACGCGTTCGCGACCGGTTCGTCGATCATGCCGCAGAAGAAGAACGCGGACATCGCCGAGCTGGCCCGCGGCAAGAGCGGCCGTCTGGTCGGTGGCCTGGTCGCCGTGCTGACCATGCTGAAGGGCCTGCCGCTCACCTACGACCGGGACATGCAGGAGGACAAGGAGCCGGCCTTCGACGCGGTCGACACGCTGGAGCTGCTCCTTCCCGCGCTCGCCGGGATGATCTCGACGATGACCGTACGGGTGGATCGCCTCGCCGCGGCCGCTCCCGTCGGATTCTCGCTCGCCACCGAGGTCGCCGACTGGCTGGTCCGCAAGGGCGTGCCGTTCCGCGACGCGCACGAGGTGACCGGCAAGCTGGTCGCGCTCTGCTCGGCGCGCGAGTGCGAGCTGGAGGACCTCACCGACGACGACCTGAAGACGGTGAGCGAGCACCTCGACCCGTCGGTCCGCGAGGTGCTGTCGGTGTCGTCGGCGCTGGCCGCTCGGACGACGCCGGGCTCGACCGGCCCGGGTCCGGTGCGGGAGCAGCTCGCGACCGTGCAGCACAAGCTGGACAACTGGCGGCAGTGGGCGGTCGAGAAGGTCGTCCCGCGCTGA